A segment of the Penaeus monodon isolate SGIC_2016 chromosome 38, NSTDA_Pmon_1, whole genome shotgun sequence genome:
ACCCACACGCATATCTGGCTACGGAAAGGGTCGATGACAATGCCCGCGTGCTTTTCCTCCCGGGAATCCGAGAACAAAAGGCCGTAAACTTTAAACATGAGATTTGTTCCGCAGGTGGTAATGCCAAAAGAACACATCCAGCACGCTCTCGTCTGGACTTCATGCCATGACATGAACCTGCAGCTATTTTTGCCGACCAGAAAACCTGTTGTACAATGAGTCTCGGATCGGCGTTGGCCACGTATAAAAGCAGAAGTCGCGGGCCGCAAGTCACTTTCCTCGGCTCGACCATGAATAGAACAGTAAGTAGGTATCAATTACTCCTGTTTCATATGTGCTAGTACGTGTCCATAATTCCGGTGACATAGTGGCAAAGGGGCAATTAATACAGTGTGTGTTAAATGCGATTTACACGGACAGCTGGTCATACTGCTGTGCTTGGCGGGAAGTCTGATCTACGTGGAGCCATATCGTGATAACTACGACATCTCGCAGGTCGGTACGACGTCGCGCAGTGCAACACATGTGTCTGTAGGTCGTATATCTTTCTAGAAAACGACACAATGCACTATACACAACGGTGAATGATTGAATCATTTCTTCATCCATTTACAGGAATCGCTAGAAGACTATTTCGACGTGAACCCGTACGAGAGGTTCGACTACGACTGGTCGGTTCGGTACGACCTTGTTTCGGGTGACGTCAACCAAGAGGAACCACGCGAAGAAGCCTCCGCTGAGCGGATAAATGAGCCTTCTAGAGGGTCGTACGTCGTGCAGCTTCCCGACCGACGCATCCAGACCGTCACTTATTACTACGACAACAAACTTGGCTACATAGCGGAGGTTTCGTACGAAATTGAACCcgagattaataaaatataacgtTGTCCTTGCTTGTACTAGGGGCCCTCACGGCTCGTGGGGGTCCCCTGTTACACGCTCGCTTCCCCCCTAATTCTCTATCTGGGAATATAAATGCTGTAGATGCAATTTTCTTCCTTGAGGTCTTGGGGACAGCCTTTGGAAGGACGTGGGGTCATGCAGGGTCAGTCGGTATCCTCTAGAACCTCGTGTGCCCTCAGTTACTAGCTCTCGGGATGCTAGTAAAGATAATTAGGTTTAACGAGCCAGATGCAGCAATTACCTTGTCAGGCGATAAGGTGACGGTGATAATTATACCCCATTATAGAGTGTAACATGGAGTAAGATGAGCGTATAcccgtgcacacatacacgcgccaTACAAGCaatttaaacgtaaaaaaaatattaacacgtAATCCACTTACTTCTGAAGTACCGCCACTTTACACCTTTTATTTCCCGATCATAACCAGTATTTCAGGTTTATATTTCAGGTTCTGATTCAGGAAATCTTTCCAGTTATGAATACTTGATAATATAGCCGGCCTACATTCACTCAAGCACAGTAGTTAAGTCAATGATAGTACTTCTGAATTAGAATAGTTTTAGTCTGTGATAATGTGTACAGAGTAGAGTAGCATTAGTCTGTGATACTTCACgataaaagatagatgaagaAATAAGAGCAACGACTGTGTGAAAGATTTTGTTCGAATGAAAGGACCGAAGCCGGTTTCAGAATGCGTGGATGCAGCGTATGTTGTAATTgtgaatgaaaggaagggaataacAGGATGAGCCAATGAGGTTTTTCAAATCAGAGTCTTCAAAATGTAATGTTAGTGAGGTAAACCATGATGAATTATGTggaaaacacattcatatattttagATGTGAAGCAGGCAACGCTGGTTTCCCGGACTTGAGCCTAAGAAAGCCATCTAACTGGTGGTTATTTTAAAAGCAATTCGAAGGTAACTGCCCTGGAGACACGGCGATGGAGGGCAGTGACTGGCGACGAGGCTCACGCGACACAAGCCTCGGGGTGTTCTCGACATTCTGAGGGCATCATTAATGCGATTCCAAGCACAGAAAGCACGGAAGGCATACACGGCCCGTCTCGCCGAACCCTTTGACCAAACCTGTTCTAGGAGACGGACGCAGGAGGTCAGACATgttaaaagcaaaaggaaaaagaaattatgcTTTCACTTATGTGCTGTGTTTTTTTATGCAAGTACTTCTGCTTGCTTCTACGCACTCGTCCAGGCGCCGGCTGCAAGACGTGAGAGGGGCCTTTCTAAGTCATTTGTGTGGATGATAATGTAATGTTGTTTTCATTTAGTCTAACGAATATACAAGAGTTATTTACTTCATACTTTGTTAAATGTTATGTCACCTCGTGTCTGTTGGAAGTTTCTCGTGTTTCTAttgtaaataatcaaataaatggaacatttttgttataaatgaaATCATCCAAAGATCTAGAAGTCTTTTATTATTTCCACAAAATAACGGCTCCATTTATATCTTGTCGCAGATTAATGGGGATTTTGTCAGCTTAACATTTCGAGTGACTGACCTTTTCCCGTGGCCTGTTGTTGCACTTTATAATGTAGACGAAAGAGTACAATAGAATGGTGAAATAATCTTGTACGTAATAATGTATAGAGCTTACTTTTGATAAAATAGTTAACAGATTAATTGGATGTCGAACCGAGGAAAGTGACTCGCAGGCCGCGACGTCTGCTTATAGACGTGGTCGACGCCGATCCAAGACTCATGCATTCGTACACACATACCtgcgtacatacatacctacctacatacatacatacatacatacatacatacatacatgcatacatacatgaatagataaatacatacatatatatacacacacacacacacacacacacactatatatatatatatatatatatatatatatatatatatatatatatatacatatattcacacacacgcacatacatacatacatatattcacacacacacacacacacacacacacactcacacacacacacatacacacacgcacacacacacacacacacaccctcacacacacacacacacacacacacacacacacacacacacacacacacacacacacacacac
Coding sequences within it:
- the LOC119596801 gene encoding uncharacterized protein LOC119596801: MSLGSALATYKSRSRGPQVTFLGSTMNRTLVILLCLAGSLIYVEPYRDNYDISQESLEDYFDVNPYERFDYDWSVRYDLVSGDVNQEEPREEASAERINEPSRGSYVVQLPDRRIQTVTYYYDNKLGYIAEVSYEIEPEINKI